One genomic segment of Planctomycetota bacterium includes these proteins:
- a CDS encoding bifunctional 3,4-dihydroxy-2-butanone-4-phosphate synthase/GTP cyclohydrolase II — protein sequence MSRLSSIEEAVRELQAGRMIILVDDESRENEGDLVLAADKVTPEAIAFMAKHGSGLICLALTAEKVDELQLPLQPQRGPSRYGTAFTVSIEAREGISTGISAHDRATTIRTAVAPHCKPSDLCTPGHVFPLRAREGGVLARAGQTEGSVDLCRIAGLTPAGVICEVMNDDGTMARMPQLEKFAERHSLRICTVADIIEYRRRTETLIRRAVSPVRLPTLWGTFELLCYESQVDADPHLALTKGLVFNNAREPQPLEEPVLVRVHSECITGDTLGSLRCDCGAQLHAALEQIEAEGRGVLLYMRQEGRGIGLANKLRAYLLQEQGLDTVEANVRLGFKADLRDYGIGAQILRDLGLRRIRLLTNNPKKLHALAGFGLEVVEQVPLVVRPTEHNRQYLEAKKRKLGHTLRLD from the coding sequence ATGAGCCGACTCAGCAGCATCGAAGAAGCCGTCCGCGAGCTTCAAGCGGGCCGGATGATCATTCTGGTGGATGACGAGAGCCGGGAGAATGAGGGCGACCTCGTGCTGGCCGCCGACAAGGTCACGCCCGAGGCCATCGCCTTCATGGCCAAGCACGGCAGCGGCCTCATCTGCCTGGCCCTCACTGCCGAGAAGGTGGACGAGCTCCAGCTCCCGCTCCAGCCCCAGCGGGGGCCGTCGCGCTACGGCACGGCCTTCACGGTCTCCATCGAGGCCCGCGAGGGGATCAGCACGGGGATTTCAGCGCATGACCGCGCCACGACGATCCGCACGGCGGTCGCCCCACACTGCAAGCCGTCGGATCTCTGCACTCCCGGCCACGTGTTCCCCCTGCGCGCCCGCGAGGGCGGCGTGCTGGCGAGAGCCGGGCAGACCGAAGGCTCGGTGGACCTCTGCCGCATCGCCGGGCTGACGCCGGCCGGCGTCATCTGCGAGGTGATGAACGACGACGGCACCATGGCCAGGATGCCTCAGCTCGAGAAGTTCGCCGAGCGCCATTCGCTGCGCATCTGCACGGTCGCCGATATCATCGAGTACCGCCGGCGCACGGAGACGCTCATCCGCCGCGCCGTGAGCCCCGTGCGCCTGCCCACGCTGTGGGGCACCTTCGAGCTGCTCTGCTACGAGAGCCAGGTGGATGCCGACCCGCATCTGGCCCTCACGAAGGGCCTCGTGTTCAACAACGCCAGGGAGCCGCAGCCGCTGGAGGAGCCCGTGCTCGTGCGGGTCCACTCCGAGTGCATCACCGGCGACACCCTGGGCAGCCTGCGGTGCGACTGCGGCGCCCAGCTCCATGCGGCCCTCGAGCAGATCGAGGCCGAGGGGCGAGGGGTGCTCCTCTACATGCGCCAGGAGGGCCGGGGGATCGGCCTCGCCAACAAGCTGCGCGCCTATCTCCTCCAGGAGCAGGGCCTCGACACCGTGGAGGCCAACGTCCGCCTGGGCTTCAAGGCGGACCTCCGCGACTACGGCATCGGCGCGCAGATCCTGCGCGACCTGGGCCTCCGCCGCATCCGCCTGCTCACCAACAACCCCAAGAAGCTCCACGCCCTCGCGGGCTTCGGCCTCGAGGTCGTCGAGCAAGTGCCCCTGGTCGTGCGGCCCACGGAGCATAACCGCCAGTATCTCGAGGCCAAGAAGCGCAAGCTGGGGCACACCCTCCGCCTCGATTGA
- a CDS encoding hydrogenase maturation protease: MTQFRITIFGAGSRMMRDERAGIAVLEALGRRPLPPCVSLRETGTDGYGLVNDLEDTDVGIIVDCADMGLPPGTVRAFSPEEVESTVRDRRMSLHSVNLLGVVQLAQQLGHRARVRIVGIQPQVVELGDDLSEAVAAAIPRAVELVEREIATALVPPRPAEASTPPPRD; this comes from the coding sequence GTGACACAATTTCGGATCACGATTTTCGGGGCGGGCAGCCGGATGATGCGCGACGAGCGCGCGGGCATCGCCGTGCTCGAGGCGCTCGGGCGCCGCCCGCTGCCGCCCTGCGTGTCGTTGCGCGAGACCGGCACCGACGGCTACGGCCTCGTGAACGACTTGGAAGATACGGACGTGGGGATTATCGTGGACTGTGCGGACATGGGCCTGCCGCCGGGCACCGTGCGCGCCTTCTCGCCCGAGGAGGTGGAGAGCACGGTGCGCGACCGGCGGATGTCGCTCCACTCGGTGAACCTGCTCGGCGTGGTGCAGCTCGCGCAGCAGCTCGGGCACAGGGCCAGGGTGCGGATCGTCGGCATCCAGCCCCAGGTGGTCGAGTTGGGCGACGACCTGTCGGAGGCGGTGGCCGCCGCCATCCCGCGGGCCGTGGAACTGGTCGAGCGCGAGATCGCCACCGCCCTGGTTCCGCCCCGACCCGCCGAGGCCTCAACGCCGCCACCGCGCGATTGA
- a CDS encoding HEAT repeat domain-containing protein: MRVPRGISLLCMAACVLGVGCGEKERPPDDPGVEAVLRSGAGDNRQTIQAFVKERGLEGLKKLLEKDSIRARIVGITGLGMLRGNREATELLLKHANGQDTEEAYWAIIALAYQGAPEAKDLIQKFMQSEEARLREGACVAIQEYRDETLYPLLDAALSDPNPAVQGVAQMMKQIIRDGQAVKHPKGD, from the coding sequence ATGAGAGTCCCGCGCGGTATCTCCCTCTTGTGCATGGCGGCATGCGTTCTGGGCGTTGGCTGCGGCGAGAAGGAGCGCCCGCCCGACGACCCAGGCGTCGAGGCCGTCCTCCGCTCCGGCGCCGGCGACAACCGCCAGACCATCCAGGCCTTCGTCAAGGAGCGCGGCCTCGAGGGCCTCAAGAAGCTGCTCGAGAAGGACTCGATCCGCGCGCGCATCGTCGGCATCACCGGCCTCGGCATGCTCCGCGGCAACCGCGAGGCGACCGAGCTCCTGCTCAAGCACGCCAACGGCCAGGACACCGAGGAGGCCTACTGGGCCATCATCGCTCTGGCCTACCAGGGCGCCCCCGAGGCGAAGGACCTCATTCAGAAATTCATGCAGAGCGAGGAGGCCCGCCTCCGCGAGGGCGCCTGCGTGGCGATCCAGGAGTACCGCGACGAGACCCTCTACCCGCTGCTCGACGCCGCCCTGAGCGACCCGAACCCGGCAGTCCAGGGGGTGGCGCAGATGATGAAGCAGATCATCAGGGATGGCCAAGCTGTCAAGCACCCGAAGGGGGACTGA
- a CDS encoding NADH:flavin oxidoreductase: MTTVFTPARLGALELPNRLVRSATGEKMCRSDGSAPPSVPQFYARLARGGVGLLITGHSFVRADGKASEGMMGVHSDKMLPGLKAVVEAVQGNGGKVVCQINHAGRQTRPELIGGKRPVAPSAVVEKTTGLRPRALDPEEIEPLLDSYVTAACRCREAGFDGVQLHCAHGYLMSSFLSPHTNRRTDAWGGSLEARARFPLEAVRRIRAALGREFPLLVKLNAEDFIEGGLTLAQSCRIAAWLEAEGVDGIEISAGMAETADQIVRKHIDAPEKEGYFIPFAREFRQHVRVPLICVGGFRSLSVMEAALESGAADFVSLCRPLIREPELPRKLREGTSTRATCISCNCCGPDPEGRLACTLDLQLAKAGAQA; this comes from the coding sequence ATGACGACGGTCTTCACGCCGGCTCGGCTCGGCGCTCTCGAACTCCCGAACCGCCTCGTGCGCTCGGCCACGGGCGAGAAGATGTGCCGGAGCGACGGCAGCGCGCCGCCGTCGGTCCCCCAGTTCTACGCTCGCCTCGCCCGGGGCGGCGTGGGCCTGCTCATCACGGGCCACAGCTTCGTGCGCGCCGACGGCAAGGCCAGCGAGGGGATGATGGGCGTGCACTCCGATAAGATGCTGCCCGGGCTGAAGGCCGTCGTCGAGGCGGTGCAGGGGAACGGCGGCAAGGTGGTGTGCCAGATCAACCACGCGGGCCGACAGACCCGCCCCGAGTTGATCGGCGGCAAGCGCCCGGTCGCACCGTCCGCCGTGGTCGAGAAGACCACCGGCCTCAGGCCCCGCGCGCTCGACCCGGAGGAAATCGAGCCGCTGCTCGACAGCTACGTGACCGCCGCCTGCCGCTGCCGCGAGGCCGGCTTCGACGGCGTGCAGCTCCACTGCGCCCACGGGTACCTGATGAGCTCGTTCCTATCGCCCCACACCAACCGCCGCACCGACGCCTGGGGCGGCAGCCTCGAAGCCCGCGCCCGGTTCCCCCTGGAGGCGGTCCGCCGCATCCGCGCGGCGCTCGGGCGCGAGTTTCCGCTGCTTGTGAAGCTCAATGCCGAGGACTTCATCGAGGGCGGCCTCACCCTCGCCCAGAGCTGCCGCATCGCCGCCTGGCTGGAGGCCGAAGGAGTGGACGGGATCGAGATCAGCGCGGGAATGGCCGAGACCGCCGACCAGATCGTGCGGAAACACATTGACGCCCCGGAGAAGGAGGGCTACTTCATCCCCTTCGCCCGCGAGTTCCGCCAGCACGTGCGCGTGCCGTTGATCTGCGTGGGCGGCTTCCGGTCCCTGAGCGTCATGGAGGCGGCGCTCGAGAGCGGAGCCGCCGATTTCGTGTCGCTGTGCCGCCCGCTCATCCGCGAGCCGGAGCTGCCGCGGAAGCTGCGCGAGGGCACGAGCACCCGTGCGACCTGCATCTCGTGCAACTGCTGCGGCCCCGATCCCGAGGGGCGCCTGGCGTGCACCCTCGACCTCCAGCTCGCCAAGGCCGGCGCTCAGGCATAG